ATCCCGCCGCGGAAAAACGGGCGGCGGGGAAACCGCGAGAAGACACAGAAAAAAGGTGTTGACAAACGGTTTCGAGTATGATATACTAAGCGCCGCGCCTCAAAGAGAGCGAGGCAAAAACCGCGAAGAAACGACAACAAGGTACTTGACAAGCGGAATATGGTATGATATACTTTCAATTACTGCCGCTAAGGCAGATGGGACCTTGAAAATTAAACAACGTCTTGAGAATCAAGAACCCTTGAAATGAATTTGAGTAGCTTGCGGCGGACATAGAGAGATGTCCGAGCAGCGAGTGATTCGTAAGAGCGAGAGAAGCTCTGATAGAGTCATTACCAGCGAAAGCTGATAAAGAACGATATATTAGAGAGTTTGATCCTGGCTCAGGACGAACGCTGGCGGCGCGCCTAACACATGCAAGTCGAGCGGAGATAGTACTTCGGTTCTATCTTAGCGGCGGACGGGTGAGTAACGCGTGAGCAACCTGCCCTTGAGCGGGGGATAGCGTCTGGAAACGGACGGTAATACCGCATAATGTACGTTGGAGGCATCTCCGATGTACCAAAGGAGAAATCCACTCAAGGATGGGCTCGCGTCCGATTAGGTAGTTGGTGAGGTAATGGCCCACCAAGCCTGCGATCGGTAGCCGGACTGAGAGGTTGTACGGCCACATTGGGACTGAGACACGGCCCAGACTCCTACGGGAGGCAGCAGTGGGGGATATTGCACAATGGAGGAAACTCTGATGCAGCGACGCCGCGTGAGGGAAGAAGGTCTTCGGATTGTAAACCTCTGTCTTTCGGGACGAAGGAAGTGACGGTACCGAAAGAGGAAGCCACGGCTAACTACGTGCCAGCAGCCGCGGTAATACGTAGGTGGCGAGCGTTGTCCGGAATTACTGGGTGTAAAGGGTGCGTAGGCGGGTTGTCAAGTTGGATGTGAAATCTCTGGGCTTAACTCAGAGGTTGCATTCAAAACTGGCGATCTTGAGTGAGGTAGAGGCAGGCGGAATTCCCGGTGTAGCGGTGAAATGCGTAGATATCGGGAGGAACACCAGTGGCGAAGGCGGCCTGCTGGGCCTTAACTGACGCTGAGGCACGAAAGCATGGGGAGCAAACAGGATTAGATACCCTGGTAGTCCATGCTGTAAACGATGATTGCTAGGTGTGGGTGGACTGACCCCATCCGTGCCGGAGTTAACACAATAAGCAATCCACCTGGGGAGTACGGCCGCAAGGTTGAAACTCAAAGGAATTGACGGGGGCCCGCACAAGCAGTGGAGTATGTGGTTTAATTCGAAGCAACGCGAAGAACCTTACCAGGTCTTGACATCCACCGAATCCGGAAGAGATTCTGGAGTGCCCTTCGGGGAGCGGTGAGACAGGTGGTGCATGGTTGTCGTCAGCTCGTGTCGTGAGATGTTGGGTTAAGTCCCGCAACGAGCGCAACCCTTGTTAATAGTTGCTACGCAAGAGCACTCTATTAAGACTGCCGTTGATAAAACGGAGGAAGGTGGGGATGACGTCAAATCATCATGCCCCTTATGACCTGGGCTACACACGTACTACAATGGCCGCCAACAAAGGGAAGCAATACCGCGAGGTGGAGCGAATCCCCAAAAGCGGTCCCAGTTCAGATTGCAGGCTGCAACCCGCCTGCATGAAGACGGAATTGCTAGTAATCGCGGATCAGCATGCCGCGGTGAATACGTTCCCGGGCCTTGTACACACCGCCCGTCACACCATGAGAGCCGGAAACACCCGAAGTCGTTTGCGTAACCGAAAGGAGCGCGGCGCCGAAGGTGGGATCGGTGATTGGGGTGAAGTCGTAACAAGGTAGCCGTATCGGAAGGTGCGGCTGGATCACCTCCTTTCTAAGGAGTCAGCGAGGAGTTCTTGGTTTAGGACGTTGTTTAATTTTGAGGGTCCCATAATGGACCTTCAGGGAAAGGTGAGAAGCAAGAATAGATGGCCCCGGTATGTTATGGGGGTGTAGCTCAGCTGGGAGAGCACCTGCCTTGCACGCAGGGGGTCAGGAGTTCGAGCCTCCTCATCTCCACCAGCAGTTGCGAAGAGCAGCTGAAGACAAAGAGACCGGGCCACGGACGAAGAGAACCGGCAGCTCGGAGCACATGGGCTCATAGCTCAGGTGGTTAGAGCGTGCGCCTGATAAGCGCAAGGTCGGTGGTTCGAGTCCACTTGAGCCCACCAGTCCGAAGTGTTCAATGGAGCATGGAGGATAAATAAGGACCTTGAAAACTGAACAAAGTGAAGTAAAGTCTACTGCAGAAGGGTAAATCAAAGACGGAACTGAGAAAGTTTCGAGGGTAAGGCAGGGTAACCTGCCGCTACGATTTACGCTGAGTAGAACGAGCATAATACGGTCAAGCTACAAAGAGCGCAAGGTGGATGCCTTGGCACTGGGAGCCGAAGAAGGACGCAGCGATCTGCGAAAAGCCGCGGGGAGCCGAAAGCAGGCAGTGATCCACGGATGTCCGAATGGGGTAACCCGGCAGGAGAGAGTCCTGTCACCGTATACTGAATACATAGGTATACGGGGGGAACCGCCCGAACTGAAACATCTAAGTAGGGCGAGGAAAAGTAATCAAACGAGATTCCGTAAGTAGTGGCGAGCGAACGCGGAGGAAGGCCAAACCATAGGTAGAAATACCTATGGGGTTGTGGACAGTCCAAAAGGAGCAATCCTTAGCTGAATGGCATGGGAAGGCCAGCCAGAGAAGGTGAGAGCCCTGTAAGCGAAAAGGAGTGCGACGGGGACTGGATCCAGAGTACTACCGGACACGAGGAATCCGGTGGGAAGCAGGGGGGACCACCCTCCAAGCCAAAATACTACCCAGTGACCGATAGCGCAAAGTACTGTGAAGGAAAGGTGAAAAGCACCCCGGGAGGGGAGTGAAAGAGAACCTGAAACCTTGTGTTTACAAGCACACAAAGCACGTCAACGTGCGATGTGGTACTTTTTGTAGAACGGTCCGGCGAGCGTATGGATGCAGCGAGGTTAAGGGCCTCAGGTCTGAAGCCGAAGGGAAACCGAGTCTGAAAAGGGCGAGAAGTTGCATTCATAGGGCCCGAAACCGGGTGACCTATCCATGTCCAGGGTGAAGTGGAGGTAAAACTCCATGGAGGCCCGAATCGACCCTCGTTGAAAAGATGGCGAATGAGGTGTGGATAGCGGAGAAATTCCAATCGAACCCGGAGATAGCTGGTTCTCCCCGAAATAGCTTTAGGGCTAGCCTTGTGTTAGATTACCGGAGGTAAAGCACTGAATGGCCTAGGGGTCGAGAGACTACCGAAGCCTATCAAACTCTGAATGCCGGATAATTGATGCACAGGAGTCAGACTGCGTGAGATAAGTTTCGCAGTCGAGAGGGGAACAGCCCAGACCCACAGCTAAGGTCCCAAATGTATGCTAAGTGGAGAAGGATGTGGAATTGCCCAGACAACCAGGATGTTGGCTTAGAAGCAGCCATACATTAAAAGAGTGCGTAATAGCTCACTGGTCGAGTGGTTCTGCGCCGAAAATGTAACGGGGCTAAGCATACAACCGAAGCTTGGGAAACGGGAAACTGTTTGGTAGGGGAGCGTTGTATATGGGGTGAAGCCAGAGCGAGAGCGCTGGTGGACCATATAGAAGTGAGAATGCCGGAATGAGTAGCGCGAATTATGTGAGAATCATAATGGCCGGAAGTCTAAGGATTTTGGAGGAAGGTTCGTCCGCTCCAAGTAAGCCGGGAGCTAAGGTGAGGCCGAAAGGCGTAGCCGATGCACATACTGTTGATAATCAGTAGCCGCCGAAGTTGTTAAGCAAGGGGACACTCAGGAAGTCCACAACCCAGCCGATGGTAGAGCTGGGCGAAAGGGAGCGAAATTAGAGTAGCGAAGTGTGGATGGAATGAGGCGAGAAAAGCCTTGTGTATTGACTAGGCGCCCGTACCGCAAACCGACACAGGTAGACAGGAGGAGGACTCTAAGGCCAACGGGATAAGGGTTTGTTAAGGAACTCGGCAAGTTGACCCCGTAACCTAGGGAGAAGGGGTGCTCTGGGAAACCAGAGCCGCAGAGAATAGGCCCAGGCGACTGTTTAGCAAAAACACAGGTCTCTGCTAAATCGAAAGATGAAGTATAGGGGCTGACACCTGCCCGGTGCCGGAAGGTTAAGGGGAGGAGTGAGAGCTTCGAACCGAAGCCCCGGTAAACGGCGGCCGTAACTATAACGGTCCTAAGGTAGCGAAATTCCTTGTCAGGTAAGTTCTGACCCGCACGAATGGTGTAACGATCTGGGCACTGTCTCAACAACCCGCCCGGCGAAATTGTAGTGCTGGTGAAGATGCCAGCTACCCGCGATTAGACGGAAAGACCCCATGGAGCTTTACTGTAGCCTGATATTGGATTTTGGCACTTCATGTACAGGATAGGTGGGAGACTGGGAATCCAGGGCGCCAGCCTTGGAGGAGTCGCCGTTGGGATACCACTCTTGAGGTACCGAAATTCTAACCTGCTTCCGTGAATCCGGGAGAGGGACACTGTCAGGTGGGCAGTTTGACTGGGGCGGTCGCCTCCTAAAGAGTAACGGAGGCGCTCAAAGGTTGGCTCAGCACGGACGGAAATCGTGCGAGAGAGTGTAAACGCAAAAGCCAGCCTGACTGCGAGGCCGACGGGCCGAGCAGGTACGAAAGTAGGAGTTAGTGATCCGGCGGTAGTGAGTGGAAATGCCGTCGCTCAACGGATAAAAGCTACCCTGGGGATAACAGGCTGATCTCCCCCAAGAGTCCACATCGACGGGGAGGTTTGGCACCTCGATGTCGGCTCATCACATCCTGGGGCTGAATTCGGTCCCAAGGGTTCGGCTGTTCGCCGATTAAAGTGGTACGCGAGCTGGGTTCAGAACGTCGTGAGACAGTTCGGTCCCTATCTGTCGCGGGCGTAGGATATTTGAAGGGAGCTGTCCTTAGTACGAGAGGACCGGGATGGACGCACCGCTGGTGCATCAGTTGTCACGCCAGTGGCACAGCTGAGTAGCTAAGTGCGGAACGGATAAACGCTGAAGGCATCTAAGCGTGAAACCGACCCTAAGATAAGATATCCCACATCGTTAAGATGGTAAGACACCTTGAAGACTACAAGGTTGATAGGTCGGAGGTGTAAGCACCGTGAGGTGTTAAGCTGACCGATACTAATATGTCGAGGGCTTGACCTCAAAAAGTTCTACGGAAGCAGTAGAGTAAATACTAAACTTTGTTCAGTTTTGAAGGCCCTTTAAAATTAGAATATAGCCGGTGCCTATGACGATGAGGACCCACCCGTTCCCATTCCGAACACGGAAGTTAAGCTCATCAGTGCCGAAGATACTTGGCGGGCGACCGCCTGGGAAAATAGGTCGGTGCCGGCACTAATTTTAAAAGCAAGCTGTCTCCAGCTTGCTTTTTTTGTTGACTTTTTACAAGAATATGTTATTTCGCTGAAAACGTCTCCTTTTCCCCAAAAAGTAGACACCTAAAGTGTAAAAGAAGGCGCATATTGTTTTGTTTAATTATTTTGTCCAGCAGATCTGCTGACATTCAGAATGATAATAAGGTTCAGAATATTATATATTTATATATAGGGTAAATTTGAGGCAGTATCATTAGCAGCTAAATTTACTGTATAAATACTATTTAGAAGTAGTGGCCGCTTGTACTTATTAAATTGAATAATCGTTAATATTGCAACGACAAACCTGTATATTCCAATATTGCAATGAAATAGTAAGATTTTGCGAGATAAAATGAGATAATTTTAAAAAAATCAGAACAAATCAATAAAACCACCGGAATATCAATGTTGCGCACCTTATATTGAAAAGTTAGTATAATAGTGTTAGCACTCGCGGCGACAGAGTGCTAATCAAAAATAGAAATTTAATTAATAGAATATAGGCTTTATTCCAAACACTCTTCTTATATTTAATGTATATCGTTAGATATTGGGGGTGATTTTTTATACCCTTTAAGCAGAATTGAAGATGTATTCTATGTTCGGACCACTGAGAAACACGTAATTCACACCATGCGAATTCTATTTTGCAAGTAAAAACTGAAGAAAACGGATGGTGGTTTTACTCACAAGAGACGGTGCGTCCAATAAAATATTGCCCCTTTGAAGCAGAAAATTTAACAATAAATATACAAAGGTTGTGAAGAGATTGAATCATTTTGAAACACGTTTGAAGGCAAGTGACAACACTTATAAGGAGTTATTCCGCCGTTATCAGTATAATCCAATTTTAACGGCGAAGGACTGGCCGTACCCTGTCAATTCGGTACTCAATCCTGCGGCTACAATATTTAACGGTAAGGTATTGCTTCTTGCCCGTGTTGAAGATAGGAGAGGCTTTTCACATCTTACAAAGGCGGTCAGTGATGACGGTATCAGCAACTGGGTCATTGACAGAACACCCACGCTGGCGCCTGATCCGGACCATCCTGAGGAAGCATGGGGCATTGAAGACCCGCGTATCACATATATAGATGAGCTTGGAAAGTACGCGATTACGTATACGGCTTATTCAGAGTCAGGGGCAGTTGTGAGTATGGCCTTGACCGAAGATTTTGAAAATTTTGAACGCATAGGCCCGATTATGCCGCCTGAAGATAAGGACGCAACGATTTTTCCATATAAATTTGATGACCGTTGGCTACTAATCCACCGTCCAATTGAGCGCGGGGCAAATATATGGATTTCAGCCTCCAATAATCTTAAATATTGGGGAGATCATAAAATTCTTATTAATTCACGCGGAGGAAGCTGGTGGGATGGAACCAAAGTTGGTATCTGTGCGCAGCCGCTGGAAACCTCAGAGGGTTGGCTTTTGCTATATCACGGCGTGCGGAATACAGCTTCCGGTGCAACTTATAGGCTTGGCCTTGCGCTTCTTGATTTAAAGAATCCGCTCAAGGTTTTACGCCGCAGTGATGAGTGGATATTTGGGCCGCGCGAGGAATATGAAAAGCAGGGCGATGTCCAAGACGTTGTGTTCCCGTGCGGTTGGATTCTTGACAAATCAACGGGAAAAATTCGCATGTATTACGGTGCAGCGGATACATGTATTGCGCTCGCTGCCGCTTCACTTGATGAACTTCTGGAATATATCTTGAATTGCCCTGAACCAGAAAATCCTTAACTGAAAATACCGAATATTTGATATATAAAATTTATACGGTAAGGAGGAATGAATTTTGAAGGCTTTA
This DNA window, taken from [Clostridium] cellulosi, encodes the following:
- a CDS encoding glycosidase-like protein (High confidence in function and specificity), which gives rise to MNHFETRLKASDNTYKELFRRYQYNPILTAKDWPYPVNSVLNPAATIFNGKVLLLARVEDRRGFSHLTKAVSDDGISNWVIDRTPTLAPDPDHPEEAWGIEDPRITYIDELGKYAITYTAYSESGAVVSMALTEDFENFERIGPIMPPEDKDATIFPYKFDDRWLLIHRPIERGANIWISASNNLKYWGDHKILINSRGGSWWDGTKVGICAQPLETSEGWLLLYHGVRNTASGATYRLGLALLDLKNPLKVLRRSDEWIFGPREEYEKQGDVQDVVFPCGWILDKSTGKIRMYYGAADTCIALAAASLDELLEYILNCPEPENP
- a CDS encoding hypothetical protein (High confidence in function and specificity), giving the protein MRQCPDRYTIRAGQNLPDKEFRYLRTVIVTAAVYRGFGSKLSLLPLTFRHRAGVSPYTSSFDLAETCVFAKQSPGPILCGSGFPEHPFSLGYGVNLPSSLTNPYPVGLRVLLLSTCVGLRYGRLVNTQGFSRLIPSTLRYSNFAPFRPALPSAGLWTS